From Cellulosimicrobium cellulans, the proteins below share one genomic window:
- a CDS encoding substrate-binding domain-containing protein yields MRTKKSQRPALAVAALAAASLVLAACAPTDATGGDTTGGESSASADPVDVGIIYSKTGPLAAYGEAYYEGFQAGLDYATDGTGEVDGRPVNVTFHDDGGDPDKAVGQAKDLIGKGYQILGGTVVSGVALKLAEQAEQNKVLYISGPAAVDALTGINDYTFRSGRQSLQDVATAGTFVDPDGAKVVVFAQDNAFGQGNLAAVEAVLGAQGAEVTSVLVPEDATEFTPFAHQIVDAAPDLVFVAWAGATSGAMWQGLDQQGVLDSTTVVTGLGDVATYGAYGAAASKVDFLNHYFPGAAGTEVEAAMLASVEEAGKQADLFTPDGFVAAQMIVHAIEEGGDDVDAMVDALEGWSFDGPKGTTTVRASDHALVQPMYQVKLVADGDAWVPELVTEVPGEDVAPAEAG; encoded by the coding sequence ATGCGGACGAAGAAGTCCCAGCGGCCGGCACTCGCCGTCGCCGCGCTCGCGGCCGCGAGCCTCGTGCTCGCCGCGTGCGCGCCGACCGACGCGACCGGCGGCGACACCACCGGAGGCGAGAGCAGCGCGAGCGCCGACCCGGTCGACGTCGGCATCATCTACTCCAAGACCGGGCCGCTCGCGGCCTACGGCGAGGCCTACTACGAGGGCTTCCAGGCCGGACTCGACTACGCGACCGACGGCACGGGCGAGGTCGACGGCCGGCCCGTCAACGTGACGTTCCACGACGACGGCGGCGACCCCGACAAGGCGGTCGGCCAGGCGAAGGACCTCATCGGCAAGGGCTACCAGATCCTCGGCGGCACGGTCGTGTCCGGCGTCGCGCTCAAGCTCGCGGAGCAGGCCGAGCAGAACAAGGTGCTGTACATCTCCGGCCCGGCCGCGGTCGACGCGCTCACGGGCATCAACGACTACACGTTCCGCTCGGGGCGCCAGTCGCTCCAGGACGTCGCGACGGCGGGCACGTTCGTCGACCCCGACGGCGCGAAGGTCGTCGTGTTCGCGCAGGACAACGCGTTCGGCCAGGGCAACCTCGCCGCGGTCGAGGCGGTCCTCGGCGCGCAGGGCGCCGAGGTGACGAGCGTGCTCGTGCCGGAGGACGCGACGGAGTTCACCCCGTTCGCGCACCAGATCGTCGACGCCGCGCCCGACCTCGTGTTCGTCGCGTGGGCCGGGGCGACGTCGGGCGCGATGTGGCAGGGCCTCGACCAGCAGGGCGTGCTCGACTCGACGACGGTTGTCACCGGCCTCGGCGACGTCGCGACCTACGGCGCGTACGGCGCGGCGGCGAGCAAGGTCGACTTCCTCAACCACTACTTCCCGGGCGCGGCGGGCACGGAGGTCGAGGCCGCGATGCTCGCGTCCGTCGAGGAGGCCGGCAAGCAGGCGGACCTCTTCACGCCCGACGGGTTCGTCGCGGCGCAGATGATCGTGCACGCGATCGAGGAGGGCGGCGACGACGTCGACGCCATGGTCGACGCGCTCGAGGGCTGGAGCTTCGACGGCCCCAAGGGCACGACGACGGTCCGCGCGTCCGACCACGCGCTCGTGCAGCCGATGTACCAGGTGAAGCTCGTGGCCGACGGCGACGCCTGGGTGCCCGAGCTCGTCACCGAGGTGCCGGGCGAGGACGTCGCTCCGGCCGAGGCGGGCTGA
- a CDS encoding ABC transporter ATP-binding protein, with the protein MGEPHALPALEVRDLGLQIGGARILQGVSLAVGQGEMLGVIGPNGAGKTTLFNLVSGIHRPTSGSVLLEGTDVTTTSVAARARAGLGRTFQTSSLFPRLSVRENVRLAAQGRLGGALSVLRFPRRGDAATREADRHLETVGLTRRADVAAGDLSHGDKRKLEIAVLLATEPRVVLLDEPMAGVSSADVPGLVEVIRDLHATGCTVLMVEHHMDVVLGLVDRVAVMHHGELLACDTPDAVMADPTVQSAYLGVTAGEAA; encoded by the coding sequence GTGGGCGAGCCGCACGCCCTCCCCGCGCTCGAGGTCCGCGACCTCGGTCTCCAGATCGGCGGGGCGCGCATCCTCCAGGGCGTGAGCCTCGCCGTCGGGCAGGGCGAGATGCTCGGGGTGATCGGGCCGAACGGCGCGGGCAAGACGACGCTCTTCAACCTGGTCTCGGGCATCCACCGCCCGACGAGCGGGTCGGTGCTCCTCGAGGGCACGGACGTGACGACCACCTCGGTGGCGGCGCGCGCGCGTGCCGGGCTGGGCCGCACGTTCCAGACGTCGAGCCTGTTCCCGCGCCTGAGCGTCCGGGAGAACGTGCGGCTCGCCGCGCAGGGGCGCCTCGGCGGCGCCCTGTCCGTGCTGCGCTTCCCGCGCCGCGGCGACGCCGCGACGCGGGAGGCGGACCGGCACCTCGAGACCGTGGGGCTCACGCGCCGCGCCGACGTCGCGGCCGGGGACCTGTCGCACGGCGACAAGCGCAAGCTCGAGATCGCGGTGCTCCTCGCGACGGAGCCGCGGGTCGTGCTGCTCGACGAGCCCATGGCCGGCGTGTCGTCGGCCGACGTGCCGGGACTCGTCGAGGTCATCCGTGACCTGCACGCCACCGGCTGCACGGTCCTCATGGTCGAGCACCACATGGACGTCGTGCTCGGGCTCGTGGACCGCGTCGCCGTCATGCACCACGGCGAGCTGCTCGCGTGCGACACCCCCGACGCCGTCATGGCGGACCCGACGGTGCAGAGCGCCTACCTGGGCGTCACGGCAGGAGAGGCAGCATGA
- a CDS encoding class I adenylate-forming enzyme family protein, which yields MTTTQHRPGAQDGLHTLGRWTRDRALATPDRVAVDDRGVTLRYRDLHERASALAAAFREAGYGVGDRVATVTGNSADQVVLFFACAQAGLVLAPLSWRLSPGELAAQLEQADPALVLVEQEFSALADAALDRLVLPPRRTELGRSGVEARVPAPSRRPRLTDGARGTGGAERAAVAPAPERRAVRDDDPLLLVFTSGTQGTPKGALLTHANCFWTNLSLSRTVELTSHDVVLSVLPQFHAGGWNIQPLLAWWTGATVVLERTFEPERVLQLVAERRVTTMMGVPTNYLLLAEHPGFAGADLSSVRHAVVGGAPMPEPLLRSWHRRGVALSQGYGLTEAGPNVLCLPDDQARERLGSAGTPYPHVEVAVADPVTGQHLDGPASGELLVRGPGVFAGYFRDEAATAAVLHDGWLRTGDLVERDADGYYRVVDRIKDVFIVGGENVTPSEVEAVLRRHPGVADVAVVGVPDDRWGEVGAAFVVPRQGYPTDAEELEAFCRRELAHFKVPRRFDLVPSLPRTSLHKVSRRSLAERVTVPEDS from the coding sequence ATGACGACGACGCAGCACCGGCCCGGCGCGCAGGACGGCCTGCACACCCTCGGACGCTGGACGCGCGACCGCGCCCTCGCGACGCCGGACCGCGTCGCGGTCGACGACCGGGGTGTCACCCTGCGCTACCGCGACCTGCACGAGCGCGCGAGCGCCCTGGCGGCGGCGTTCCGCGAGGCGGGGTACGGCGTCGGCGACCGCGTGGCCACGGTGACGGGCAACAGCGCCGACCAGGTCGTGCTGTTCTTCGCGTGCGCGCAGGCGGGACTGGTGCTCGCGCCGCTGTCGTGGCGCCTGTCGCCCGGCGAGCTCGCGGCTCAGCTCGAGCAGGCCGACCCGGCGCTCGTGCTCGTCGAGCAGGAGTTCTCCGCGCTGGCCGACGCCGCCCTGGACCGGCTCGTCCTCCCGCCGCGGCGCACCGAGCTCGGCCGCAGCGGCGTCGAGGCGCGGGTTCCCGCGCCGTCGCGCCGCCCGCGGTTGACCGACGGCGCGCGTGGCACGGGCGGCGCAGAGCGGGCCGCGGTCGCGCCCGCCCCCGAGCGCCGGGCCGTGCGCGACGACGACCCGCTGCTGCTCGTCTTCACGTCCGGGACGCAGGGCACGCCCAAGGGCGCGCTGCTCACGCACGCGAACTGCTTCTGGACCAACCTCTCGCTCTCGCGCACGGTCGAGCTCACGAGCCATGACGTCGTGCTGAGCGTCCTGCCGCAGTTCCACGCGGGCGGGTGGAACATCCAGCCGCTGCTCGCGTGGTGGACCGGCGCGACGGTCGTCCTGGAGCGGACGTTCGAGCCCGAGCGCGTGCTGCAGCTCGTCGCGGAGCGCCGCGTCACGACGATGATGGGCGTCCCGACCAACTACCTGCTCCTCGCGGAGCACCCCGGCTTCGCGGGCGCCGACCTGTCGTCGGTGCGGCACGCCGTCGTCGGCGGCGCGCCGATGCCCGAGCCGCTGCTGCGCTCGTGGCACCGGCGCGGCGTCGCGCTCTCGCAGGGGTACGGGCTCACGGAGGCGGGGCCCAACGTGCTGTGCCTGCCCGACGACCAGGCGCGCGAGCGCCTCGGGTCGGCCGGGACGCCGTACCCGCACGTCGAGGTCGCCGTCGCCGACCCGGTGACCGGCCAGCACCTCGACGGACCGGCGTCCGGCGAGCTGCTGGTCCGCGGACCCGGGGTGTTCGCCGGGTACTTCCGCGACGAGGCCGCGACGGCCGCCGTCCTGCACGACGGCTGGCTGCGCACCGGGGACCTCGTCGAGCGCGACGCCGACGGGTACTACCGCGTGGTCGACCGGATCAAGGACGTCTTCATCGTCGGGGGCGAGAACGTCACGCCGTCCGAGGTGGAGGCCGTGCTCCGACGCCACCCCGGCGTCGCGGACGTCGCGGTGGTGGGCGTGCCCGACGACCGGTGGGGCGAGGTCGGCGCGGCGTTCGTCGTCCCGCGCCAGGGGTACCCCACCGACGCGGAGGAGCTGGAGGCGTTCTGCCGCCGCGAGCTCGCGCACTTCAAGGTCCCGCGTCGCTTCGACCTCGTCCCGTCCCTGCCCCGCACGTCGCTGCACAAGGTGTCGCGCCGCTCGCTCGCCGAGCGCGTGACCGTCCCGGAGGACTCATGA
- the nhaA gene encoding Na+/H+ antiporter NhaA, which translates to MSRETTGGALLIGAALLALLWANSPWRDAYTALSETVVGPASIGPLPLHLDLSLETWAADGLLAIFFFVVGVELKQEFVAGSLRSPRQAGVPMLAAVGGMAVPAVIFTAVVLLAGDDAALHGWAIPTATDIAFALGVLAVFGRGLPTAIRTFLLTLAVVDDLLAIVVIAVFYTADLRIGLLGLALVAVALFAVLVRARRTRWWLLLPVAVVAWVLVHESGVHATIAGVLLGFTVPALALHGEAESRTHRFEHALRPFSQGIALPVFAFFAAGVTFVGGGGDVLGQPVVLAIVLGLVLGKLVGVLGVTALVTRFTPLRLAPGIGVRDLLPVGLLGGIGFTVSLLIAELSFPDSTHTDAAKIAVLAASTIAAALAAVALRWDARRARTNDMNLDDLPDDVTDHIGDAKDRLEH; encoded by the coding sequence GTGAGCCGGGAGACGACGGGCGGCGCGCTGCTCATCGGCGCGGCGCTCCTCGCGCTGCTGTGGGCGAACTCCCCGTGGCGGGACGCGTACACCGCGCTGTCGGAGACGGTCGTCGGGCCGGCCTCGATCGGTCCGCTGCCCCTGCACCTCGACCTGAGCCTCGAGACGTGGGCCGCCGACGGGCTGCTCGCGATCTTCTTCTTCGTCGTGGGCGTCGAGCTCAAGCAGGAGTTCGTCGCGGGGAGCCTCCGGAGCCCGCGGCAGGCCGGGGTGCCGATGCTCGCCGCGGTCGGCGGCATGGCCGTGCCGGCCGTGATCTTCACGGCGGTCGTGCTGCTCGCGGGCGACGACGCCGCGCTGCACGGGTGGGCGATCCCGACGGCGACGGACATCGCGTTCGCGCTCGGCGTGCTCGCCGTCTTCGGGCGCGGGCTGCCCACCGCGATCCGCACCTTCCTGCTGACGCTCGCGGTCGTGGACGACCTGCTCGCGATCGTCGTCATCGCGGTCTTCTACACGGCCGACCTGCGCATCGGGCTCCTCGGTCTCGCGCTCGTCGCGGTCGCGCTGTTCGCCGTGCTCGTCCGCGCCCGGCGCACGCGCTGGTGGCTCCTGCTGCCCGTCGCGGTGGTCGCGTGGGTGCTGGTCCACGAGTCCGGCGTGCACGCGACGATCGCGGGCGTCCTGCTCGGCTTCACCGTCCCCGCGCTCGCGCTGCACGGCGAGGCGGAGTCGCGCACGCACCGGTTCGAGCACGCCCTGCGGCCGTTCTCCCAGGGGATCGCCCTGCCGGTGTTCGCGTTCTTCGCCGCGGGCGTGACGTTCGTCGGCGGCGGGGGCGACGTCCTCGGCCAGCCGGTCGTGCTCGCGATCGTGCTCGGCCTGGTACTGGGCAAGCTCGTGGGCGTGCTCGGGGTGACGGCGCTCGTCACACGGTTCACCCCGCTGCGCCTCGCGCCGGGCATCGGCGTGCGCGACCTGCTGCCGGTCGGCCTGCTGGGCGGGATCGGTTTCACCGTCTCGCTCCTCATCGCGGAGCTGTCGTTCCCGGACTCGACGCACACCGACGCGGCGAAGATCGCCGTCCTCGCCGCGTCGACGATCGCCGCCGCCCTCGCCGCGGTCGCGCTGCGCTGGGACGCCCGGCGCGCGCGCACGAACGACATGAACCTCGACGACCTGCCGGACGACGTCACCGACCACATCGGTGACGCGAAGGACCGCCTGGAGCACTGA
- a CDS encoding extracellular catalytic domain type 1 short-chain-length polyhydroxyalkanoate depolymerase, whose translation MVRHSLRRRGRARRSAAALALGTALAVVLAPLVTTPASAAGSWSQRSAGGMTVELYRPTTDPALPGGRALMISLHGCVQTSQVLKNAGNWAATADDHGMVVAVPAAPNGGVLLGCWDYYDTNHSRTNPARHDDNLLDLVAALLADTSLGIDPDQVYVSGLSSGGGQAMVMGCLAPDVFAGVGIAAGPTVGTTSGQIGSVATTLAQARSTCRSFAGTHAADFGSQVTSVVFGSADTTVATGYGTLNAQVMADLYGAGTTSSFSLAGLAGANTAGSGSLWSDADGPRVSLVRNTGLAHAWPAGAGPGGSYVATNSVDYPAHLTDFLFTNNRRVEREPGTGPDPDVVAPTVAITSPAAGSTVTGTVRVGVAASDDRGVDRVELSVDGAALATLRTPPYAHDWDTTALGAGAHVVAARAVDAAGNATTAQVTVTVQAPSGPWCGTATNAQHQAAGRAISYGVNPYNPYYAVGSLAYLGQGDATVTTLREAAPGRYEVATTC comes from the coding sequence ATGGTCAGGCACTCCCTCAGGCGGCGCGGCCGCGCCCGCCGGTCCGCGGCCGCGCTCGCCCTCGGCACGGCGCTCGCCGTCGTGCTCGCGCCGCTCGTCACGACCCCCGCGTCCGCGGCGGGCTCCTGGTCCCAGCGCTCGGCGGGCGGCATGACGGTCGAGCTGTACCGGCCGACGACCGATCCCGCTCTCCCCGGCGGTCGGGCGCTCATGATCTCGCTGCACGGCTGCGTCCAGACCTCGCAGGTGCTCAAGAACGCGGGCAACTGGGCCGCGACCGCCGACGACCACGGCATGGTGGTCGCGGTCCCCGCCGCGCCGAACGGCGGCGTGCTGCTCGGCTGCTGGGACTACTACGACACGAACCACAGCCGCACCAACCCCGCGCGGCACGACGACAACCTGCTCGACCTCGTCGCGGCGCTGCTCGCCGACACCTCGCTCGGCATCGACCCGGACCAGGTCTACGTCAGCGGGCTGTCGTCCGGCGGCGGCCAGGCGATGGTCATGGGCTGCCTCGCACCCGACGTGTTCGCCGGCGTCGGGATCGCGGCCGGTCCGACGGTCGGGACGACGTCGGGCCAGATCGGGAGCGTCGCGACGACGCTCGCGCAGGCGCGCTCGACGTGCCGGTCGTTCGCCGGGACGCACGCGGCGGACTTCGGCTCGCAGGTGACGTCCGTCGTCTTCGGCAGCGCCGACACGACCGTCGCGACCGGGTACGGGACGCTCAACGCCCAGGTCATGGCCGACCTCTACGGCGCCGGGACCACGTCGTCGTTCTCGCTCGCCGGGCTCGCGGGGGCGAACACCGCGGGCTCCGGCTCGCTGTGGTCCGACGCCGACGGCCCGCGCGTCTCGCTGGTCCGGAACACCGGGCTCGCCCACGCGTGGCCAGCCGGCGCCGGGCCGGGCGGGTCGTACGTCGCGACGAACAGCGTCGACTACCCGGCGCACCTCACCGACTTCCTGTTCACGAACAACCGCCGGGTCGAGCGCGAGCCCGGCACGGGACCGGACCCGGACGTCGTCGCCCCGACGGTCGCGATCACGTCGCCGGCCGCGGGCTCGACCGTGACCGGGACCGTCCGGGTCGGGGTCGCGGCGTCGGACGACCGCGGCGTGGACCGCGTCGAGCTGAGCGTCGACGGCGCGGCGCTCGCGACGCTGCGCACGCCGCCCTACGCGCACGACTGGGACACGACGGCGCTCGGTGCGGGCGCGCACGTCGTCGCGGCACGGGCCGTCGACGCCGCGGGCAACGCGACCACGGCGCAGGTCACCGTCACGGTCCAGGCGCCGTCCGGCCCGTGGTGCGGGACGGCGACGAACGCCCAGCACCAGGCCGCCGGCCGCGCGATCTCCTACGGCGTGAACCCGTACAACCCGTACTACGCGGTGGGCTCGCTCGCGTACCTCGGCCAGGGCGACGCGACGGTCACGACGCTGCGCGAGGCCGCGCCCGGCCGCTACGAGGTCGCGACGACCTGCTGA
- a CDS encoding branched-chain amino acid ABC transporter permease produces the protein MSTIVLLLVTGLGLGALYFLVASGLSLIYGLMGVLNFAHGSFLTLGAFGGWFVARSLGADSWGVFALSLVAGAVVGAGAAALTELLLIRPLYERHIEQVLVTVGLSLASVALFEGMWGSDPEFISGPAWLKGTTDLAGAPIPNDRFVAIAAAGLVLGAIVLFLQRTRYGLIIRAGVENRSMVTALGIDVRKAFTLVFALGGAAAGLGGVLASQYFGYVSPHLGGSLLIFAFIVTVIGGLGSLTGAAVASVLVAVLQQFANYYLGYGDLIVVLLLALVLLVRPTGLLGRAAA, from the coding sequence GTGAGCACGATCGTCCTCCTCCTCGTCACGGGGCTCGGCCTCGGGGCGCTGTACTTCCTCGTCGCGTCAGGCCTGTCGCTCATCTACGGGCTCATGGGCGTCCTTAACTTCGCGCACGGCTCGTTCCTCACGCTCGGCGCGTTCGGCGGCTGGTTCGTCGCCCGGTCGCTCGGCGCGGACTCGTGGGGCGTCTTCGCGCTCTCCCTGGTCGCCGGTGCGGTCGTCGGGGCGGGCGCCGCGGCGCTCACCGAGCTGCTGCTCATCCGCCCGCTCTACGAGCGGCACATCGAGCAGGTGCTCGTCACGGTCGGGCTCTCGCTCGCGTCCGTCGCGCTGTTCGAGGGCATGTGGGGCTCGGACCCCGAGTTCATCTCCGGGCCGGCGTGGCTCAAGGGCACGACCGACCTCGCGGGCGCGCCGATCCCCAACGACCGCTTCGTCGCGATCGCCGCGGCGGGGCTCGTGCTCGGCGCGATCGTGCTGTTTCTCCAGCGCACCCGCTACGGGCTCATCATCCGCGCGGGCGTCGAGAACCGGTCCATGGTCACGGCGCTCGGCATCGACGTGCGCAAGGCGTTCACGCTCGTGTTCGCCCTCGGCGGCGCCGCCGCGGGCCTCGGCGGCGTCCTCGCCTCGCAGTACTTCGGCTACGTCTCGCCGCACCTCGGCGGATCGCTGCTCATCTTCGCGTTCATCGTCACCGTCATCGGCGGGCTGGGCTCGCTGACCGGGGCCGCGGTCGCGTCCGTGCTCGTCGCGGTCCTCCAGCAGTTCGCGAACTACTACCTCGGCTACGGCGACCTCATCGTCGTGCTGCTGCTCGCGCTCGTGCTCCTCGTCCGTCCCACCGGCCTCCTCGGAAGGGCAGCCGCATGA
- a CDS encoding ABC transporter ATP-binding protein, whose protein sequence is MSAARNDTDRTGATDVPVLEVRGLSARIAGQQVVEDVTFSVPSTGVTAVLGRNGVGKTSTLKAVLGLIERRGEVRLAGERVDGERTDRIVRRGVGYVPEDREVFAGLTVAENLRLAERDAHPRRELVAELFPDLVQRSAQRAGTLSGGQQQMVSLARALLNANRLLLVDEPTKGLAPRIVGEVADALAEAARTVPILLVEQNLEVIERLAERVVVIDAGRVVHTGPARELLDDPDRVQQLLGVHAEVDHHGTEGAVAR, encoded by the coding sequence ATGAGCGCCGCCAGGAACGACACCGACCGCACCGGAGCGACCGACGTGCCCGTGCTCGAGGTGCGCGGGCTGTCCGCGCGCATCGCGGGCCAGCAGGTCGTCGAGGACGTGACGTTCTCGGTCCCGTCGACGGGAGTCACGGCGGTGCTGGGGCGCAACGGCGTCGGCAAGACGTCGACGCTCAAGGCGGTGCTCGGCCTCATCGAGCGCCGGGGCGAGGTGCGGCTCGCGGGCGAACGCGTCGACGGCGAGCGCACGGATCGCATCGTGCGCCGCGGCGTCGGGTACGTGCCCGAGGACCGCGAGGTGTTCGCCGGGCTCACGGTCGCGGAGAACCTGCGCCTCGCCGAGCGCGACGCGCACCCGCGCCGCGAGCTCGTCGCCGAGCTGTTCCCCGACCTCGTGCAGCGCTCCGCGCAGCGCGCGGGGACGCTCTCGGGCGGCCAGCAGCAGATGGTGTCGCTCGCGCGCGCCCTGCTCAACGCCAACCGCCTGCTCCTCGTCGACGAGCCGACCAAGGGCCTCGCCCCGCGGATCGTCGGCGAGGTCGCCGACGCGCTCGCGGAGGCGGCACGCACCGTGCCGATCCTGCTCGTCGAGCAGAACCTCGAGGTCATCGAGCGGCTCGCCGAGCGCGTCGTCGTGATCGACGCGGGCCGCGTCGTGCACACGGGCCCGGCACGTGAGCTCCTCGACGACCCCGACCGCGTCCAGCAGCTCCTCGGCGTGCACGCCGAGGTCGACCACCACGGAACCGAAGGGGCGGTGGCCCGGTGA
- a CDS encoding branched-chain amino acid ABC transporter permease: MTTQTAPGSRPDGGTRAAADPTSAPAGSVPGAPHPGDAARPARRTPSGTVVRTLAGVALVALLACLPLLAIHVPGVLPGPTYTPGALQMMALCWLIGALALSYHLLFGVAGLLSFGHALYFAAGVYGLAIVLDTTEIPLLPAAALVLVGGIVLAHVVGAISLRVTGISFAMVTLAFAQAGNVLVRRNPGGATGGEEGLALATGNVPDAFVGVLNTRNLYWLALAVLVVVYLVVLWVERSRAGHVAAATRENEMRVRVIGGRPYLVKLLVFVLAATLATVVGMAYLLLQSGAVPRATSADFTLTLLVMVVLGGVGSRWGAIVGGVLYTILDQRLGTLASSATVADLPAVLRVPLSEPLFLLGTLFILVVMFLPGGIAGAASRLAARRRPREDREGARERLEEVA, from the coding sequence ATGACCACCCAGACCGCTCCTGGCAGCCGGCCCGACGGCGGCACGCGCGCGGCCGCCGACCCCACCTCCGCTCCCGCCGGGTCCGTGCCGGGCGCCCCGCACCCTGGCGACGCTGCGCGTCCGGCGCGCCGGACGCCGTCGGGCACCGTGGTCCGCACGCTCGCGGGTGTCGCGCTCGTCGCGCTGCTCGCGTGCCTGCCGCTGCTCGCCATCCACGTGCCCGGCGTGCTGCCTGGTCCGACCTACACGCCCGGCGCGCTGCAGATGATGGCGCTGTGCTGGCTCATCGGTGCGCTCGCCCTGAGCTACCACCTGCTGTTCGGCGTCGCCGGCCTGCTGAGCTTCGGCCACGCGCTGTACTTCGCGGCCGGCGTGTACGGGCTCGCGATCGTGCTCGACACGACCGAGATCCCGCTCCTGCCCGCCGCGGCGCTCGTGCTCGTCGGCGGGATCGTCCTCGCGCACGTGGTCGGCGCGATCTCGCTGCGCGTCACGGGCATCTCCTTCGCGATGGTCACCCTCGCGTTCGCCCAGGCGGGCAACGTGCTCGTGCGCCGCAACCCTGGTGGGGCCACCGGCGGCGAGGAGGGTCTCGCGCTCGCGACCGGCAACGTCCCCGACGCGTTCGTGGGCGTGCTCAACACGCGCAACCTCTACTGGCTCGCGCTCGCCGTGCTCGTCGTGGTCTACCTCGTGGTGCTGTGGGTCGAGCGGTCGCGCGCCGGGCACGTCGCGGCGGCGACGCGCGAGAACGAGATGCGCGTGCGCGTCATCGGCGGGCGCCCCTACCTCGTCAAGCTCCTCGTGTTCGTGCTCGCGGCGACGCTCGCGACGGTCGTCGGCATGGCCTACCTGCTGCTCCAGTCCGGCGCGGTGCCGCGCGCGACGTCCGCCGACTTCACGCTCACGCTGCTCGTGATGGTCGTGCTCGGCGGCGTCGGGTCCCGGTGGGGCGCGATCGTCGGCGGCGTGCTCTACACGATCCTCGACCAGCGGCTCGGGACGCTCGCGAGCTCCGCGACGGTCGCCGACCTGCCGGCCGTGCTGCGCGTGCCGCTCAGCGAGCCGCTGTTCCTCCTCGGGACCCTCTTCATCCTCGTCGTGATGTTCCTGCCCGGCGGCATCGCCGGCGCCGCGTCGCGCCTCGCCGCGCGCCGCCGCCCGCGGGAGGATCGGGAGGGAGCCCGCGAGCGCCTCGAGGAGGTGGCATGA
- a CDS encoding TetR/AcrR family transcriptional regulator, protein MSTQPRTARGNRTRAKILAAAEQVFAEVGYHDASIVKITEAAGVGQGTFYLYFESKIDVFDELVDDLNRRVRHAMIEASSQAGSRLAAERAGFEAFFRFTAEHPALYRIVRQAEFVSPGALRRHYSRIVEGYMTGLDKARANGEVGHDVDPEVAAWALMGIGEIVGMRWVLWGGRWDEGAEPPSYDTAAAEVPPHVFEQTMQFIERALAAPRTAPSTGNGAATTTDTEGDAR, encoded by the coding sequence ATGAGCACCCAGCCCCGCACCGCCCGCGGCAACCGCACGCGGGCCAAGATCCTCGCCGCCGCCGAGCAGGTGTTCGCCGAGGTCGGGTACCACGACGCGTCGATCGTGAAGATCACGGAGGCGGCGGGCGTCGGGCAGGGCACGTTCTACCTGTACTTCGAGTCGAAGATCGACGTGTTCGACGAGCTCGTCGACGACCTCAACCGCCGCGTGCGGCACGCGATGATCGAGGCGAGCTCGCAGGCGGGCTCGCGGCTGGCCGCCGAGCGCGCGGGCTTCGAGGCGTTCTTCCGCTTCACCGCCGAGCACCCGGCGCTCTACCGGATCGTGCGGCAGGCCGAGTTCGTCTCGCCAGGGGCCCTGCGTCGGCACTACTCGCGCATCGTCGAGGGCTACATGACCGGCCTCGACAAGGCGCGCGCGAACGGCGAGGTCGGCCACGACGTCGACCCGGAGGTCGCCGCCTGGGCGCTCATGGGGATCGGCGAGATCGTGGGGATGCGCTGGGTCCTGTGGGGCGGGCGCTGGGACGAGGGCGCGGAGCCGCCGTCGTACGACACCGCGGCCGCCGAGGTCCCGCCGCACGTCTTCGAGCAGACCATGCAGTTCATCGAGCGCGCGCTCGCCGCGCCGCGGACCGCTCCCTCGACCGGGAACGGAGCCGCGACCACGACCGACACCGAAGGAGACGCGCGATGA